Proteins co-encoded in one Leptospira dzoumogneensis genomic window:
- a CDS encoding YqaA family protein: MGYSKFLSELLEAYAGPGLTLISFGAATLLPFSSEAALMGAIWSGLSPGEAVFWASIGNCAACAFNYGLGYWFGKKIEARISKSKTYSGWAERMSRWGYWALGFSFLPFVGDPITVLSGFFRQKFWIFALVVFSLRILRYVALAYGFG; encoded by the coding sequence TTGGGATATTCAAAATTTTTGTCGGAACTCCTAGAGGCCTATGCAGGTCCCGGATTGACCCTAATTTCTTTTGGGGCCGCTACCTTGCTTCCTTTTAGTTCTGAGGCGGCACTTATGGGAGCGATCTGGTCCGGACTTTCTCCAGGTGAAGCAGTGTTTTGGGCTTCGATCGGGAACTGTGCAGCATGTGCATTCAATTATGGTTTGGGTTATTGGTTCGGGAAAAAGATAGAAGCAAGGATCTCCAAATCCAAAACCTACTCAGGCTGGGCAGAAAGAATGTCCAGATGGGGATACTGGGCATTGGGATTTTCTTTTCTACCGTTCGTGGGAGATCCGATCACGGTGCTTTCCGGCTTCTTCCGTCAGAAGTTTTGGATCTTTGCCTTGGTAGTATTTTCTCTTAGGATCTTAAGATACGTGGCTCTTGCGTACGGATTCGGCTAA
- a CDS encoding NAD(P)/FAD-dependent oxidoreductase: MKKNSPLKKKSSKTSNRKKEKLAIVGSGIAGMGCAYFLRDHYDITVFEKADYVGGHTNTVFIPEEDKKIPIDTGFIVFNHVTYPNLKRFFEELKVPTKMTSMSFSVQHVPDNLEFCGSGLNGLFAQRKNIFNFRFLRLLLNINRFNDESPKILQDPKYKDYSLHRYIKEEGYHPDLLTYYLVPMSSAVWSTPEDLMLEFPAYSLVRFFLNHGFLGLNTQHQWYTVDGGSIEYVKRLLSSNRDRFHTNSPVLGVEVTPTGKAKLILKGKKSEVFDKVILACHADSSLSILKKPTSLQKELLSQFVYQENIATLHTDDSVMPNTKSTWSSWNYRMDRIQGRIRPHTIYWMNSLQGVSKKKDYFLSIGDPGLVDPKKILKRIKYEHPLFHVGSLKAQGRLSELNRKGPIYFCGSYFRYGFHEDAFWSAKELSETLLGRKVWD, encoded by the coding sequence TTGAAAAAGAATTCTCCCCTCAAGAAGAAGTCCTCAAAGACCTCTAACCGAAAAAAGGAAAAACTTGCAATCGTAGGTTCCGGTATTGCCGGGATGGGCTGTGCTTATTTTTTAAGGGATCATTATGACATTACTGTTTTTGAGAAAGCAGACTATGTTGGAGGTCATACGAATACCGTATTCATACCGGAAGAAGACAAGAAGATCCCGATAGACACCGGATTTATAGTATTCAATCATGTTACTTATCCAAACCTAAAACGTTTTTTCGAAGAATTAAAAGTTCCCACAAAAATGACCAGTATGTCATTCAGTGTGCAGCATGTTCCGGATAATCTGGAGTTTTGCGGTTCGGGACTGAACGGTCTATTTGCCCAAAGAAAGAATATATTCAATTTTCGTTTTTTACGTTTGCTCTTGAATATCAATCGTTTCAACGATGAATCTCCTAAAATATTACAAGATCCTAAATACAAAGATTATTCTCTGCATAGATATATAAAAGAAGAAGGGTATCATCCTGATCTTTTGACATACTATCTTGTGCCGATGAGTTCCGCGGTTTGGTCTACTCCGGAAGATCTGATGTTGGAATTCCCCGCTTACTCATTGGTCCGATTCTTCCTGAATCATGGATTCTTGGGACTGAATACACAACACCAATGGTATACAGTGGATGGAGGCTCTATCGAGTATGTAAAAAGACTTCTTTCTTCCAATCGAGATCGATTTCATACCAACTCGCCAGTCTTAGGTGTAGAAGTTACTCCAACCGGAAAGGCCAAACTTATATTAAAAGGTAAGAAGTCAGAAGTATTCGATAAGGTAATACTTGCCTGCCATGCAGACAGTTCCTTATCTATTTTGAAAAAGCCTACATCTTTGCAGAAAGAATTATTATCTCAGTTTGTGTATCAGGAGAATATTGCAACCTTACATACGGATGATTCCGTAATGCCGAATACAAAGTCCACTTGGTCTTCTTGGAATTATAGAATGGACCGGATCCAAGGCCGGATCAGACCTCATACGATCTATTGGATGAACAGTTTACAGGGAGTGTCCAAGAAGAAGGATTATTTTTTATCCATAGGAGATCCAGGACTTGTAGATCCTAAAAAGATCTTGAAAAGGATTAAATACGAACATCCTCTTTTTCATGTCGGTTCTTTAAAAGCTCAAGGCAGATTATCCGAACTGAATCGAAAGGGGCCTATCTATTTCTGCGGCAGTTATTTTAGATATGGATTCCATGAGGATGCATTTTGGTCCGCTAAAGAATTATCGGAGACCTTGCTCGGAAGGAAGGTATGGGACTAA
- a CDS encoding DUF1365 domain-containing protein produces MGLNSKIVEARVMHDRKIPKPNRFNYGIFTFQLDLDELDIVNDRLWMLGNNKFRVFSFKDKDHLNFGKEGLKENFLEYLRQEGVKEKVEKVTLITNLRVFGYVFNPVSFYFAEDKDGNPICAVAEVGNTFGEMKLFFLGKGSFDQKGFKKKEGKFFYVSPFVSLDSEFEFYLNPPQGGRINLRIDAFENGERVMVTTYTGKVLDLTDLNLIRMFIKYPFVTLRVIGLIHWQAFLLYLKKLPFIRKNEGLDKQRGLHLGRR; encoded by the coding sequence ATGGGACTAAATTCCAAGATAGTCGAAGCCAGGGTAATGCATGATCGAAAGATCCCTAAACCGAATCGATTCAATTACGGGATCTTTACATTCCAATTGGACCTGGACGAACTTGATATAGTAAACGATCGTTTATGGATGCTTGGAAATAATAAGTTTCGGGTATTTTCTTTTAAAGATAAGGATCATTTAAACTTCGGAAAAGAAGGGTTAAAAGAAAATTTTTTAGAGTACTTAAGACAGGAAGGAGTCAAAGAGAAGGTAGAAAAGGTAACGCTAATCACCAACCTAAGAGTATTCGGCTACGTCTTTAATCCGGTATCATTTTATTTTGCCGAGGATAAAGATGGAAATCCAATATGTGCCGTTGCCGAGGTTGGAAATACATTCGGAGAAATGAAGTTATTCTTCCTTGGAAAAGGATCCTTTGATCAAAAAGGATTTAAAAAGAAAGAAGGGAAGTTCTTCTATGTGTCTCCGTTCGTAAGTTTGGACTCAGAGTTCGAATTTTATTTAAATCCTCCCCAAGGCGGAAGGATCAACTTAAGGATAGACGCTTTCGAAAATGGAGAAAGGGTCATGGTGACAACTTATACCGGAAAGGTTTTAGATCTAACGGATCTGAACCTAATCCGGATGTTTATCAAATATCCTTTCGTAACTTTGAGAGTGATCGGGCTAATTCATTGGCAGGCCTTTCTTCTTTACCTGAAAAAACTTCCTTTCATTCGAAAAAATGAAGGGTTAGACAAACAAAGAGGATTGCATCTTGGAAGGCGATAA
- a CDS encoding SAM-dependent methyltransferase, with product MEGDNIVKVEPLESAGSEAGTLGFYEKIFFSALSGMQRGSLRILFPDGGQRYLGNPNSSDPPEFHHAILQVKDRKFFKKLVLYGDIGLAESYMDGDWDTDDIRAIICWFLLNIESTPSVSGSKKNFLHLAFMNLGNRLLHIFRNNSIRGSKKNISEHYDLGNDFYKKFLDPTMTYSCAYFADQTKSLEEAQIAKIENLCKKLKLKASDHLLEIGTGWGAFSTYAAKKYGCKVTSYTISEEQYKFAKVKISSMGLEEKIEVRLEDYRKVQGSYDKIVTVEMLEAVGHEYFEDFFAMCHRVLKKDGLMAHQIITCPDSRYESFRKGVDFIQKHIFPGSLLPSIARINEAINKTGDMFLHELEDIGRYYDQTLMSWQNGFEENLPDIRSMGYDESFLRKWRYYFSYCAAAFHMRNISVVQVVYTRPNNLGLNSQ from the coding sequence TTGGAAGGCGATAATATTGTAAAAGTAGAACCGTTGGAAAGTGCAGGTTCCGAGGCCGGAACTTTAGGTTTTTATGAAAAGATTTTTTTCTCCGCTTTATCGGGAATGCAAAGAGGATCTTTGCGTATCCTTTTTCCGGATGGTGGACAAAGATATTTAGGAAATCCGAATTCTTCCGATCCACCTGAGTTTCACCATGCGATCCTACAAGTGAAAGACAGAAAGTTTTTTAAAAAGTTGGTATTGTACGGAGATATCGGGCTAGCGGAATCTTATATGGACGGTGATTGGGACACGGATGATATTCGTGCGATCATCTGTTGGTTCTTATTAAATATAGAAAGTACACCTTCAGTTAGCGGTTCTAAGAAAAACTTTCTGCATCTTGCGTTCATGAATTTGGGAAATCGACTTCTTCATATATTCCGAAACAATTCGATCCGTGGGAGTAAGAAAAATATTTCGGAACATTATGATCTAGGAAATGATTTTTATAAAAAATTCTTAGACCCTACAATGACTTATTCCTGCGCTTATTTCGCAGATCAGACAAAATCTTTGGAAGAAGCTCAGATTGCTAAGATAGAAAATTTGTGTAAGAAATTAAAACTAAAGGCTTCCGATCATCTTTTAGAGATCGGAACAGGCTGGGGTGCATTCTCCACCTATGCCGCTAAAAAATACGGATGCAAAGTGACTTCTTACACGATCTCGGAAGAACAATACAAATTTGCAAAAGTTAAGATTTCCTCGATGGGCTTAGAAGAAAAGATAGAAGTCCGACTGGAAGATTATAGAAAAGTGCAGGGCTCTTACGATAAGATCGTGACTGTAGAAATGTTAGAAGCAGTAGGCCACGAATATTTCGAGGACTTCTTTGCAATGTGTCATAGGGTTTTGAAAAAAGACGGACTTATGGCCCACCAGATCATCACTTGCCCGGACTCTAGATATGAGTCATTCAGAAAGGGAGTGGATTTTATCCAAAAACATATTTTCCCAGGGTCACTTTTGCCTTCTATTGCGAGGATCAATGAAGCGATCAATAAGACAGGCGATATGTTCCTTCATGAGCTGGAAGATATAGGCAGATATTACGATCAGACTCTAATGTCCTGGCAGAATGGATTCGAAGAAAATCTTCCCGACATCAGAAGTATGGGTTATGACGAATCCTTTCTGCGTAAATGGAGATATTATTTTTCGTATTGCGCTGCAGCCTTCCATATGAGAAATATCAGCGTGGTGCAGGTAGTGTATACCAGACCGAATAATCTCGGATTAAATTCTCAGTGA
- a CDS encoding DUF2062 domain-containing protein has translation MTKLENQESKPSFLAKAKARILEELKTGTSPEKIALSLAIGGAIGIFPLIGTTMALCAFLGFVLRLNPVSIQIANYAMYPFQVFLIIPFLKLGAHLSGTELDLTWAYRLVEGDSSQVWEGLSHSAGYAVLGWTCMVPVPAVVSYFLLLILVKKANQIVRK, from the coding sequence GTGACAAAATTGGAAAACCAAGAATCGAAACCTTCTTTTTTAGCCAAAGCTAAAGCAAGGATCTTAGAAGAATTAAAGACCGGAACTAGTCCGGAAAAGATCGCATTATCTTTAGCAATCGGTGGAGCGATAGGGATCTTTCCTTTGATCGGGACTACGATGGCATTATGCGCCTTTTTAGGTTTTGTTCTAAGATTAAATCCTGTCTCCATTCAGATCGCAAATTATGCGATGTATCCATTTCAAGTTTTTCTAATTATCCCTTTTTTAAAATTAGGTGCTCATTTATCGGGCACGGAACTGGATCTGACTTGGGCGTACAGACTCGTAGAAGGGGATAGTTCTCAAGTATGGGAAGGGCTTTCTCATTCCGCAGGGTATGCTGTTCTTGGCTGGACCTGTATGGTGCCTGTTCCTGCAGTGGTTTCCTATTTTTTATTATTAATCCTGGTCAAAAAGGCGAATCAGATCGTTCGCAAATAA
- a CDS encoding DUF1295 domain-containing protein, with the protein MYEKAVSLMFSAWVVVFFLMSLLWLIGKLIKNYSIVDVGWGLCISTVAIVYFILGDAFSVRKAIFAFMATVWGWRLSYFIFTTRVLTGHEDARYTEFRKEYGDQVDRKFFTNVFQFQGVLGTILSLPFLFPAMNPSIQTHPLEVIGLCVFAIGLWGESVADFQLAEFKLDPANKGKVCDIGLWKYSRHPNYFFEWVIWISFGLVSLASPWGWIGLISPLVMFILLTKITGIPLNEIGQLRSKGNLYSEYKSRTSAFFPWFPKK; encoded by the coding sequence ATGTACGAAAAAGCAGTGTCCTTAATGTTCAGCGCTTGGGTAGTCGTATTTTTTTTGATGAGTCTACTTTGGTTGATCGGCAAGTTGATCAAAAACTATTCGATCGTAGATGTTGGATGGGGACTTTGTATTTCCACGGTTGCAATCGTATATTTTATACTAGGCGACGCTTTTTCGGTAAGAAAGGCGATCTTCGCTTTTATGGCAACAGTTTGGGGTTGGAGACTTTCTTATTTTATATTCACTACAAGAGTTCTGACCGGACATGAAGACGCAAGATACACTGAATTTCGTAAAGAATACGGAGATCAGGTGGATCGAAAGTTTTTCACCAATGTATTTCAGTTCCAAGGAGTACTTGGAACGATCTTAAGTCTTCCCTTTCTTTTTCCTGCTATGAATCCTTCCATCCAAACTCATCCTCTAGAAGTGATAGGACTTTGTGTTTTTGCAATTGGACTTTGGGGAGAATCGGTTGCAGATTTTCAATTAGCTGAATTTAAATTAGATCCTGCAAATAAAGGAAAAGTCTGCGATATTGGGCTTTGGAAATACAGCAGGCATCCGAATTATTTTTTTGAATGGGTGATTTGGATCTCTTTCGGCTTGGTCTCTCTTGCTTCTCCCTGGGGATGGATAGGCCTTATATCTCCTTTAGTAATGTTCATACTTTTAACTAAGATCACAGGTATACCTTTGAATGAGATCGGACAATTAAGATCCAAAGGAAATCTATACTCGGAATACAAGTCCAGGACCAGTGCATTCTTCCCTTGGTTTCCCAAAAAGTAG
- a CDS encoding SAM-dependent methyltransferase yields the protein MSLIYTLMEKDIFPDWMIRFRIRQLLRLRLRMEDKGSLEKNQEHLIQYVNFLKQSPIAIDTQAANEQHYEVPSSFFKLVMGKYMKYSSGYWTSPDIGIDESERAMLDLTCKRAELENGMNVLDLGCGWGSLSLYVAEKYPKCKVTGVSNSKSQKKFIDSEARKRGLKNLNIVTADMNVFKTNLKFDRIISIEMLEHMKNYEVLFTKLSGFLKPKGKFFVHIFTHKKFAYPFEVVDDTDWMAKYFFTGGQMPSHDLFLYFQKDFRIRNQWVVNGKNYALTSEAWLSNMYKNKEEVLGILGETYGKEQAVKWFVYWKTFFMACAELWKYKNGEEWIVSHYLFDKR from the coding sequence ATGAGCCTGATCTATACTCTAATGGAAAAAGATATTTTCCCGGATTGGATGATCCGATTTAGGATACGCCAGCTTCTTCGCCTCAGGCTCCGTATGGAAGATAAAGGGAGCCTGGAAAAAAATCAGGAACATCTGATCCAATACGTAAATTTTTTAAAACAATCTCCGATTGCGATCGATACCCAAGCGGCAAATGAACAGCACTACGAAGTCCCTTCTTCTTTTTTCAAATTAGTGATGGGGAAGTATATGAAGTACAGTTCGGGCTATTGGACTTCTCCGGATATTGGAATAGACGAATCTGAACGAGCAATGTTGGATCTGACCTGTAAAAGAGCAGAACTCGAAAATGGGATGAATGTTTTGGATCTGGGTTGCGGCTGGGGATCTCTTTCTCTTTACGTAGCGGAGAAGTATCCGAAATGTAAGGTAACAGGAGTTTCTAATTCCAAAAGCCAAAAGAAATTCATAGATTCGGAAGCCAGGAAAAGAGGTTTAAAAAACCTGAATATTGTGACCGCCGATATGAATGTATTTAAGACGAATCTTAAGTTTGATCGTATCATCTCTATAGAAATGTTAGAACATATGAAAAACTACGAAGTTCTATTTACAAAACTATCGGGTTTTTTAAAACCTAAGGGAAAATTTTTCGTACATATATTCACTCATAAAAAATTCGCTTATCCATTCGAAGTTGTGGATGATACGGATTGGATGGCGAAATATTTTTTTACGGGAGGGCAGATGCCTTCCCATGATCTATTCTTATATTTCCAAAAGGATTTTCGGATCCGTAACCAATGGGTGGTAAACGGTAAAAATTACGCTCTTACTTCGGAAGCTTGGCTTTCCAATATGTATAAGAACAAGGAAGAAGTCCTAGGAATTTTAGGGGAAACCTACGGAAAGGAACAAGCAGTGAAATGGTTTGTTTATTGGAAAACTTTCTTCATGGCATGCGCGGAACTTTGGAAATACAAAAACGGAGAAGAATGGATCGTATCTCATTATCTTTTCGATAAAAGATAG
- a CDS encoding TetR/AcrR family transcriptional regulator produces MKNSQEKNSYHHGDLKRALLDASIKILKEEGYKALSLRKAATLAGVSQSAPYRHYPDLESLYADIAEEGFKILAERQKRLRAKYKRRPLLLFRESGVSYVEFALENPDLFRIMYGNQIESHLKYDSLIKTEDETFQIIVDIIKDCQKAGLIPEGNAEKAATSAWTMAHGVAVLLSGQQMMFRSIEIKQARKITKDLIQFLYTGLKA; encoded by the coding sequence ATGAAAAATTCCCAAGAAAAAAATTCATACCACCACGGAGACCTAAAAAGAGCCTTATTGGACGCTTCCATAAAGATCTTAAAAGAAGAAGGTTATAAGGCCTTAAGTCTCAGAAAAGCCGCAACCCTGGCCGGAGTCAGCCAATCCGCTCCTTATAGACATTATCCGGATTTAGAATCCTTATACGCTGACATCGCAGAAGAAGGATTTAAGATCCTAGCGGAAAGACAAAAGAGGCTGAGGGCAAAATATAAAAGAAGGCCTTTGCTCCTCTTCCGAGAATCCGGGGTTTCTTATGTAGAATTCGCATTAGAAAATCCTGATCTATTTAGGATCATGTATGGCAACCAGATCGAAAGCCATTTAAAGTACGATTCTTTGATCAAAACGGAGGATGAAACTTTTCAGATCATTGTGGATATCATCAAAGATTGTCAAAAAGCAGGGCTAATCCCGGAAGGAAATGCGGAAAAAGCTGCCACATCCGCTTGGACAATGGCTCATGGAGTTGCAGTATTATTATCAGGACAACAGATGATGTTCCGATCTATCGAAATTAAACAGGCGAGAAAGATCACTAAGGACTTAATTCAATTCTTATATACAGGTCTAAAGGCATAA
- a CDS encoding phytoene desaturase family protein: MNIDQVGNEFDIIFIGSGMGTLTTASLLAQSAGKKVLVLEKHFQPGGFTHEFQRKQGKYHWDVGIHYVGDMHEGGLCKKISDKITRGQLVWKRMKDPFERLVFPTRNFDIYGDPEKFRSDLISQFPEEEEAIERYLKDIRKVSVLFGKAIMMRLSPPPLDSLVGILGEGNVVTLKDYFDKNFKSEDLKGILAAQWGDYGLPPSKVAFAMHATLVQHYINGGYYPVGGAGKIFDTIEPILQENGGAVLSSVEAKEILIKDGKVVGVKAKALRGEGHERDFFAPVVISCAGAYPTYTKLIPDSYPISFRKDLKDFYNRERMTTSICLYLGLSESPAKFGFSGENYWIFASPDHDKNFSERNDWLSESDEIPNLYLSFPSLKNPEAKSHTMDVITFTDYSNFAEWKDEPWKKRGEEYKDFKEKIINRILTTLESRFPGLTKLVEFAELSTPITNEHFTSHPDGAIYGLACVPERYKKEKCPWFDVRTPVEGLYLTGADAASPGIAGAMMGGLAAALAVTGNANLLRELRN, from the coding sequence ATGAATATTGATCAAGTAGGAAACGAATTCGATATTATATTTATAGGTTCCGGTATGGGAACCCTAACCACAGCAAGTCTTTTGGCCCAATCAGCGGGTAAGAAGGTTTTGGTACTGGAAAAACATTTTCAACCGGGAGGTTTTACTCACGAGTTCCAGAGAAAACAGGGAAAATACCATTGGGATGTGGGAATTCACTATGTGGGTGATATGCATGAAGGCGGGCTTTGTAAGAAGATCTCCGATAAAATTACTCGTGGGCAACTCGTCTGGAAAAGAATGAAAGATCCTTTCGAACGTTTGGTTTTCCCTACTCGAAATTTTGATATTTATGGAGATCCGGAAAAGTTCAGATCGGATCTGATCAGTCAATTTCCAGAAGAAGAGGAAGCTATCGAAAGATATTTGAAGGATATAAGAAAAGTTTCGGTCCTTTTTGGAAAAGCGATCATGATGAGACTTTCTCCTCCACCTTTGGATTCTCTGGTTGGTATACTGGGAGAAGGAAATGTAGTAACTCTCAAAGATTATTTCGATAAAAATTTCAAGAGTGAGGATTTGAAAGGGATCCTTGCGGCACAATGGGGGGATTACGGTCTTCCTCCTTCTAAAGTTGCTTTCGCGATGCATGCTACATTGGTGCAGCATTATATTAACGGAGGTTATTATCCGGTGGGGGGTGCCGGTAAAATTTTCGATACGATAGAGCCAATCTTACAAGAAAATGGCGGCGCAGTCCTATCTTCCGTAGAAGCAAAAGAGATCCTGATCAAGGATGGAAAGGTAGTAGGAGTTAAAGCAAAAGCATTGAGGGGAGAAGGTCATGAGCGTGATTTTTTTGCTCCGGTGGTGATCTCATGCGCGGGAGCTTATCCTACTTATACAAAATTGATCCCGGATTCCTATCCTATATCTTTCAGAAAAGATCTAAAAGATTTTTATAATAGAGAAAGAATGACCACAAGTATTTGCCTCTATCTAGGTCTTTCCGAAAGTCCTGCAAAATTCGGATTTAGCGGGGAGAACTATTGGATTTTCGCTTCTCCTGATCATGATAAGAATTTTTCCGAAAGGAATGATTGGCTTTCAGAAAGCGATGAGATCCCGAATCTATATCTTTCTTTCCCGAGTTTAAAAAATCCGGAAGCTAAGTCCCATACAATGGATGTGATCACATTTACGGATTATTCCAATTTTGCGGAATGGAAAGACGAACCTTGGAAGAAGAGGGGAGAAGAGTATAAAGACTTCAAGGAGAAGATCATAAATCGGATCCTGACCACATTGGAGTCCAGATTTCCAGGTCTTACTAAGCTGGTTGAATTTGCGGAACTTTCTACTCCGATCACAAATGAACATTTTACTTCTCATCCGGACGGAGCCATCTACGGTTTGGCCTGTGTGCCTGAAAGATATAAGAAGGAAAAATGTCCTTGGTTTGATGTTAGAACTCCGGTTGAAGGCCTGTATTTAACAGGTGCGGATGCAGCTTCTCCAGGAATTGCAGGCGCGATGATGGGTGGTTTAGCTGCTGCTTTAGCGGTGACTGGGAATGCAAATCTACTGAGAGAATTAAGAAATTAG
- a CDS encoding SGNH/GDSL hydrolase family protein has translation MREIPFYTTSLLLSPLLLWQGLKARKTIPRLPEATGPDFGEFPGSSPFHLLVLGESTVAGVGIPDYKSSLTGQIASSLGSRSGRKVFWKAIGESGITLEEAKQKFRSRLPESFPDAIVLALGANDVVKLNSQKKWSDDLQDLIDVCRSKYPNVPVFIAGVPPLGIFPALPKAMRFVLGWKARLLDQASSYLSAKLENVFHIPMRKIGSLSPEGIFCSDGFHPSIEGCSIWGEEIADSILAVAVNDFSKKNL, from the coding sequence ATGAGAGAGATCCCATTTTATACCACGAGCCTTCTTTTGTCCCCTCTACTTTTATGGCAGGGGTTGAAGGCTCGTAAAACAATCCCTCGTTTACCGGAAGCTACCGGCCCTGACTTTGGGGAATTTCCAGGCTCTAGCCCATTCCATCTTTTGGTTTTGGGAGAATCTACCGTTGCAGGTGTAGGAATTCCAGACTATAAAAGTTCTTTGACCGGCCAAATCGCTTCTTCTCTTGGAAGCAGAAGCGGCAGGAAGGTCTTTTGGAAAGCGATAGGAGAAAGTGGGATCACTTTAGAAGAAGCAAAACAGAAATTTAGATCTCGTTTGCCCGAATCTTTTCCGGATGCGATCGTTCTTGCTTTGGGTGCAAACGATGTTGTGAAATTGAACTCTCAAAAAAAATGGTCTGATGATCTGCAGGATTTGATCGATGTATGTAGATCTAAATATCCGAATGTTCCGGTATTTATTGCAGGAGTTCCACCTCTTGGGATTTTTCCTGCCTTACCTAAGGCTATGAGATTTGTTTTAGGTTGGAAGGCTAGGCTTTTGGACCAGGCTTCTTCTTATCTTTCTGCAAAACTAGAAAATGTATTTCATATTCCGATGAGAAAGATCGGATCACTTTCTCCGGAAGGGATTTTTTGCTCTGATGGATTTCATCCTTCGATAGAAGGTTGTTCTATATGGGGAGAAGAAATTGCTGATTCGATTTTGGCTGTAGCAGTAAACGATTTTTCTAAGAAAAATTTGTAG
- a CDS encoding KamA family radical SAM protein — protein MELVSSHPKQKKVSESEWLDWKWQIQNRIKDGSELENYIRISSEEKEALLACSEVFSFSATPYYLNLADPEDPNCPIRLQVLPRKEELHTRAWDRRDPLAEESYMPVKGVTHRYPDRALWYLSHVCAVYCRFCTRKRKVSQSAGTPGAEDWKDALRYFREHTEIKEVILSGGDPLNLSDSKLDYLLGELKSIPHINQVRIHTRYPVTLPMRITSELCQVLKKHFPIYLVTHFNHSKELTDLVKERIGMLVKEGAVTVLNQAVLLKGINNSVVALTDLFYGLTKIGIKPYYLHQCDEVFGSSHFRVPIEEGVELMKQIRGSISGLSVPLYVVDLTGGGGKVPLPANYLEETKTSSYVFRNYKGDLYEIGF, from the coding sequence TTGGAACTCGTTTCATCACATCCAAAACAAAAGAAAGTTTCCGAATCGGAATGGTTGGATTGGAAATGGCAGATCCAAAATCGGATCAAAGACGGATCCGAACTGGAAAATTATATCCGGATCAGTTCCGAAGAAAAAGAAGCATTACTCGCCTGCTCTGAAGTGTTCAGCTTCTCCGCCACTCCTTATTATCTAAACCTAGCGGACCCGGAAGATCCAAACTGTCCTATTCGATTACAAGTTTTACCAAGAAAAGAAGAACTACATACAAGAGCCTGGGACAGAAGAGATCCATTGGCAGAAGAATCCTATATGCCGGTCAAAGGAGTAACTCATCGTTATCCTGACAGGGCGCTTTGGTATCTATCTCATGTATGCGCGGTATATTGTAGATTCTGCACCCGAAAAAGAAAGGTATCCCAATCTGCAGGAACTCCAGGTGCGGAAGACTGGAAAGACGCATTACGCTATTTTAGAGAACATACCGAGATCAAAGAAGTGATCCTTTCCGGAGGAGATCCTTTGAATCTTAGCGATTCCAAACTGGATTATCTTTTAGGCGAATTAAAATCTATTCCGCATATCAATCAGGTTCGTATTCATACCAGATACCCGGTTACACTTCCGATGAGGATTACGTCGGAACTTTGTCAGGTCTTAAAAAAACATTTCCCGATCTATTTGGTCACACATTTCAACCATTCCAAGGAACTTACAGACCTTGTAAAAGAAAGGATCGGGATGTTAGTGAAAGAAGGAGCAGTGACAGTTCTAAACCAGGCTGTGCTGTTGAAAGGGATCAATAATTCTGTAGTAGCTTTGACAGATTTATTCTACGGACTCACTAAAATCGGGATCAAACCATATTATTTGCACCAATGCGACGAGGTATTCGGATCTTCTCATTTCAGGGTCCCTATAGAAGAAGGTGTGGAACTTATGAAACAGATCCGAGGAAGTATCAGCGGACTAAGCGTTCCATTGTACGTAGTGGATCTAACCGGTGGAGGAGGAAAAGTCCCTCTACCTGCGAATTATCTGGAAGAAACCAAAACTTCTTCTTATGTATTCCGAAATTATAAAGGAGATCTATATGAGATCGGTTTTTAG